The Chitinophaga niabensis genomic interval CGTAAGATCTTCAGCGATGTGAGCTTCTCTGTAAATAAAGGGGATAAGATCGCCTTCCTGTCTAAAGACCACCTGGCCCTCACTACTTTCTTTGATATCATCAACGGAGAGCAGCAGGCAGACAGTGGTAAGCTGGAATGGGGTACTACCGTTACCAAAGCATACCTGCCTGATGATAACGCCAAGTTCTTCACAGGAGACTATAACCTGATGGACTGGCTGCGTCAGTTTGTTCCGCCACACATTACAACAGATGTGGATGAACCATTCCTGCGCGGTTTCCTGGGTAAAATGCTCTTCAGCGGAGACGAAGTGATGAAGAAAACTTCCGTATTGAGCGGAGGGGAGAAAGTGCGTTGCATGGTGTCCCGTATGATGCTGCAGGACCCTAACGTGGTGATCCTGGACGAACCTACCAACCACCTTGACCTGGAATCTATCCAGTCCTTCAACGAAAGCATGAAAGACTTCAAGGGTATTGTGCTCTTCACCACCCATGACCATACCTTCATGCAATCCGTGGCCACCCGTATCATTGAGATCACACCGGCTGGTATTATCGACCGCCTGACCACCTTTGATGAATACCTGGCGGATGAGCGCATCAAAGCCCTGCGTGCTGAGATGTACGGAGAAGCAGTAACGGCGTAAATAGAAATGAGAAATAATATAAAATGCAAAAGAGCGGAGGTTTACTTCCGCTCTTTTTTTATGGGTTACTTTTTTGGGTATTAGCTCTCTGTTCAGAGATATTCTTCAATTACTTTCATCTTTGATTTGTCCAATGGCTTAGTGATATAAGCCATCAGCTCAGGTGTTTTCTTCACTTTTTCCATATCCTGGATGTTCATGGAAGAAGAACACATAATAATAGGCACATGCTGCCGCAGGCGTGTTTTTAACTCCCGGAAAGCCTCAATGAAATCCCACCCGTTCATTCTTTGCATATTCATATCCAGGATGATCAGGCAAGGCAGGTTCTTGGCTGCAAATGAATTCAGGTTCTCAATAGCATCCTCGGCAGACAAAAAAGAATTCACAGCCACATTCCAACCCTGTAAACCGAACATCTTCTTTACAATAAAGTGGAAAATCTCATCGTCGTCGATCACATAAACTACCTTATTCGTATTTGCCATGTCATAAATATTATCGAATAGCTCCATAATTTGGTCTGGTTTCAAAAGGCTAACCTGCAATTCAGGTTCACAAGCAACTTGGTCTCAGCATATTCTGAACATACACCCCGGGAAAACGCTGTATAAATGCTCCGCAAAGAAAGTTAAATTTATTATATTATTATATATATTTTTTATTCAATAACCAATCTTTAACAACCACATAGGCTTCAAATGGCCTCTTGGAAATAAAAGAAAAGGTGCGGCTACAGCCGCACCTTTCTCAGATGAATGTTGGATATATCTATCTAAAGTTTCCTAGTTAAATAAACCACCTTTTTTCAGGTGAACTTTTCCAGCTCCGATCTTGAAACCATCGTGGTAGATTTCCACGGTATAATCTCCGGCTTTGAAATCGGAGTTTTGTTTCCAGTCCATGCTAACCGGTTGATTGGTACCGGTGCTGTAAGCAACAGTTTTCTTCACGGTGTAAAGCTTTTCAGTACCATCTTCCAAAGTGAAGCGGCCACTGCCTAAAGCTTCTACAGCCAACGGAGAACCGTCAGGAGCGGTAATAGCTACATAAATTTCTTTATCGCCTGCCTGTGCAATACGGTTATCCAGGTCAAAAGACACCCGCATCATATCAGCGCGTTTAGCTTTGGAAGTCACTTCTTCCTTACCATTACGCTTAACATTGATAGGGGAGAGCTGAATGTTGGACGCATGCAGTACAGAACCGAGGTCTACTTTCTTACCCAGGCTGTCTTTCACCACTACAACGGAATCACGCTCTTTACGGGCATAATCACGTTCGCCGGTGATCACCAGTTTTTCTCCTTCCAGTCTTTCAATTGTTTGCACATACCCTTCGGTAGTGGATTTCAATTGTTCGATCAGGCGTTTTGCTTCTGCCAGCTCAGCTGCAGTTGCGTTCTTATTGCTCAGGATACCTTTGATCCGGCCCTTCATGTCTGCAATTTCCTTGTCTTTACTCTTCACGAGGCTGTCCATCCGGCTGTTCTGAGAGATCAGATCATCCAGGCGGGCTTGTGCCGCATCGTATTCAGATT includes:
- a CDS encoding response regulator; amino-acid sequence: MANTNKVVYVIDDDEIFHFIVKKMFGLQGWNVAVNSFLSAEDAIENLNSFAAKNLPCLIILDMNMQRMNGWDFIEAFRELKTRLRQHVPIIMCSSSMNIQDMEKVKKTPELMAYITKPLDKSKMKVIEEYL
- a CDS encoding coiled-coil domain-containing protein, which codes for MAENTFTTGTPSNSGPEKPKSNKNGVIYGVLIAALVGTWGYMFYDKSQTSKELVTKENQLDTLTTSRNELQSEYDAAQARLDDLISQNSRMDSLVKSKDKEIADMKGRIKGILSNKNATAAELAEAKRLIEQLKSTTEGYVQTIERLEGEKLVITGERDYARKERDSVVVVKDSLGKKVDLGSVLHASNIQLSPINVKRNGKEEVTSKAKRADMMRVSFDLDNRIAQAGDKEIYVAITAPDGSPLAVEALGSGRFTLEDGTEKLYTVKKTVAYSTGTNQPVSMDWKQNSDFKAGDYTVEIYHDGFKIGAGKVHLKKGGLFN